The DNA segment AGCCGCCGCGGAACCACTGTCTGTCATCCCATCCCAAGTCACTGACTTATATCCGGCTGTCAACTGCTCATCAACCAGGGTCTTAATCTTCTGACCGAGGAGGTTATATACCACCAGTTTCACGTGCGATGCCGTCGGCAGAGCAAAATCAATGGTCGTCGTCGGATTGAATGGATTTGGATAGTTTTGATTTAAAGCATAGACTTTGGGAAGCGGTAGATCGGAGCGATCCTTGACATCGCTCTGGCCCAAAACCTCCCAACAGACCTTTGAATTGCCGCCGTCAAATGTCGGCTGCGGGTCTTCGAAAAGCCAATTATATGTAGGATCGGCGGCCACACCCGTATCAATACAGAAAGTGCCGGCCTGATCCAGAGTTATGGTGGCGCCGCAATGCAGAAGCAGGTGCTCAACCCCGTCAGTCGCAAAACAATTATTTAGAGTCGCCCCAGTAAAATTGAAAAGATCACCCGGCTCGCCGGCAATTATTTCGTCAGTCAAATCGCCATCCCAACTTTCCGCGTAGGTCGTGGCAAAAATGGTCTGCAGGGCTTTGAAAGCAGGATCAACCCACGTCGAGGTGTCGGTCCAGGTTACATTCGTGACCGTCCCTGTCCCGGAAAAAGTGAAAGTCATGCCGAATCCGGTTCTGGGATCAGTATTCGTCCCATAAACATCGACGAAGAACGGCTGTCCGGATTGAATTTGCTTGACAGTACCTTCAACTACACCTGTTCCGGAAATATCATACCGGAAAACCAGGCTGGCACTGGCCTGCCCGAAGATTCCCACCATTAACAAAATCGTCAAGAGAAAAATCCCATTTCTCTTCATTTCAACACTCCTATAGTTAAATTTCAATTTTCCTCTCTCATTCGATAAACGATCACCGCAGGAGAATCGTTTATTAAATTCTCTCCGCATCAACTGCGGCGGAAACAAAATACTTCAACTTATGGGCGATTCCTCTCGCGGCCTCCCTGCCGTAATGCCCGCAGTGAAATATGACTTTAACAATTATCTTTTCTATTCACCTCCCTGATTTAGGCAAAACTCCCTCATCGATTATTGCTCAGCCTGAATATTATACAATCCCGCAAATAATCAGTCAACAAAAAAATCACCCTTAATTAAATCCGGGCCCGAGGCTTCTCCCCCCTTAATTTACGGGTGGCGGCGGACCTCCCTTATAGAGATACGAAATTAAATAAGAAACATCGAGGATGTTAATTGTGCCATTGCCATTGACGTCCCCGGCATATGGATCCGGCGGCAGACCCCCTTTATAAAGGAAATTTATTATGTAAGATACATCCAGAATGTTTATAGTTCCATTCATATTAGCGTCGCCGCGCTGATATATCGAAACATAAACGGTTCCGGCTTTAAAAGCCGGCACGTAATCGGCGACAATCGATTCGATTTTCAAACTGCGTCCCGATAACGTGGTCGTATCAATCTTAAAAAATCCCTCGGCCGGCTGATATAACAGCGTAATATAGAGATTCATCACCGGACCGGTCCCCGGGCGAAGATAGGTCGAGCCCGAGGTCAGATTGGAACGCAACACCACCGTGAATCTCTGGCCATTTTCATCCCAGGTAGGGGTCGTAACACTCGCAAAATAAGAAGTGCGAAGGCCGGCAACGGAAACGGAGTCGAAGCGACAACTGACCGAATCGGACAGGTGGAACGGAAAAGTAATCGACTTGGCCTGGAACTTATTGTCCAGATAGACCGGCACTACAACTTGCTGGCCCGGCTGGCCGTGGACATTCTCCGGCCGAAGCGTATCTTCCGTGACCATCACCAAATTCTTAAGCACCCGTGTCGCCGTTCCCTTGGGCGGTGCGGCCGTAAGAGAGACGGTATAAAGCCCATAGTGAGTAAATTGGTGGCTGGGATTCTGCAAGGCGGAGTTACCGCCGTCGCCGAAATCCCAATTCCATGATGACGGCGTAACCGGCGATTGGTCGGTAAAATTGACCGTCAGAGGGGCTTTACCGACTAAAGTCGGTCCGGCGGAAAATTTCACCACCGGCAGAACCGACAGAGTCGAACAGGCATTGATTCTCCCTGTTCCCAATTGTAACTCATATCCCGGATTGAGATAATCAATGGTATCGGCGTGATACATTATCAAAGTATCTATTTCTCTTTTTCCGAACTGCGGCATAGTCGACTTGACCAGGGCGGCCAGACCAGCCACACAGGGAGCCGCCATCGATGTCCCGCTAAGGTAAGCATAACCGGCTGAATAATGGTTGGAATAAGTGTTATATATTCCTTCCCCCGGCGCCGAAACGTCGATCCAGTTTCCATAATTTGAAAAACTGCTCTTTTGATCGCCGTATCCCGTGGCCGCTACCGTCAGGGCAACCGAATACCCATTATACTGATAAGTGTCCAGGAAACTGTACCCGGTCGAGGAACCGTCGTTGCCCGCCGCATGAGTGATGACCATGCCGGAATCATTGGCCCGATTGCAGGCGGCGCGCATCGCCGGAGTATCGCTCGATCCCCAGCTTGCATTTAGGACGCAGGCGCCCATTTTGGCCGCATAGTCTATTGCCTGGGCGCAATTGGCCGAATTGACGTAGCCGGTTTCATACCCATTGTCGGGATTTACATATGACCCCCCAACCCGCAGGCACATAATGCGGGGCCCTCTATATGGTCCCATTCCGCCTCCCCAACCGCCAGCTATTCCGGTGCCGCCGACACCATTATTAGTCGTCGCCGCCGCAATTCCGGCACAATTTGTCCCGTGGCCGTTAAAATCCCTGGGATCGGTATCGACCGCGCCACAGTCTTCCCCGGTCCAGCAGGTATAGCCGCTGATACCGGTGAAGAAATCATAGCCAATTAAATCGTCAATAATGCCGTTATGATCATCATCGACACCATTAAGGTCGTCGGTATCATAAACCACGCCATCACTGTCAATATCCTCACCGGGATTGACCCAGATTTTATCTATGAGATCGGTATGGCTGTAAAGGACGCCGGTATCGGCGATAGCGATTTTGGCGGTATCCGACCCGGTTTCGCTGTCCCAAGCGGCCGGCGCCATGATTTTCGGAATATACCACTGATTGCCCAGATTGGGGTCGTTCGGCGTAACATCGACTGGAATCGCCCATACCGGTGAGACCGAGCGAATAGCCGAATTGTGCGACAAATCACTTATAATTGCACTCAGATCGACTGATTCAGGAAATTGGATCTCGAAAAACTGGGACAGATTATCGGCTCCCGCCACCATTTTTTCGCCATTTCGCCAGGGGAACATCTGCTGGGCCTCATTGACATGATACTTATCGAGAATCTGATCCAGAGCCGGAACCCCAACATTCACCATACCGAACCCTCTGGCTATTTTCCCGGTACTTACATTTGCTTCAAACTGAACTTCCAGCCGACCCGGAATTACAGTCGGCCGGGCGCCCCCGATGACACCATTAAACCTTGCTTCCGTAACTGTCGCTGCCAAGGTCAGCGTCATTAGCAAAAATAAGGTCTTCAGGAGTTTGCGATAACCTTTTTTCATTCTTGGCCTCTTAAAATATCTTGAATCACTCTTCTTCTTATCTTATATCGATATTTATTAATCTAAAATATCTCAAAATGCGTTCAAACATACCATTTTTGATCATTTAATCGCACAGCTTCGCATTTATTTTATCGGACAGAAAAACCGTAACTGAAACAGGGTCGGCGCAGGGAATAAAATGGCTTTTCCGGTCATTTCGAGCTGGCCCAAAAACTTGAGGAAGCTTATCCAATATCGATCTCGTTCCATCCATAAGAAAATTGGAAACGAAAAAATCATCGTTCCCGCAAAATATCTTAAAAATTTGACAAAATTCTCGTCTGCTATTATTGCCCTGATTCAATCCAAGGACGCTTAGCAGAATTCAATCTAATACCCTTCCGCCATCCAATAAGGATCTGCGCAATTGGCCGGCATATTCCAAAACGGGGGCGCTTATATGAGCGCCTTCCGAGGCATCCGGGAAATCGGCATGGGAATGAATTCCTCGGCCCAATTCAAAGACCAAAAAATCTATCTGAAAGTTCAAAATGGACGGGCGGATGC comes from the Candidatus Zixiibacteriota bacterium genome and includes:
- a CDS encoding hypothetical protein (Evidence 5 : Unknown function) codes for the protein MKRNGIFLLTILLMVGIFGQASASLVFRYDISGTGVVEGTVKQIQSGQPFFVDVYGTNTDPRTGFGMTFTFSGTGTVTNVTWTDTSTWVDPAFKALQTIFATTYAESWDGDLTDEIIAGEPGDLFNFTGATLNNCFATDGVEHLLLHCGATITLDQAGTFCIDTGVAADPTYNWLFEDPQPTFDGGNSKVCWEVLGQSDVKDRSDLPLPKVYALNQNYPNPFNPTTTIDFALPTASHVKLVVYNLLGQKIKTLVDEQLTAGYKSVTWDGMTDSGSAAASGIYFYKIEANNYANTKKLMLLK
- a CDS encoding putative Thermitase (Evidence 3 : Putative function from multiple computational evidences; Product type e : enzyme); this translates as MKKGYRKLLKTLFLLMTLTLAATVTEARFNGVIGGARPTVIPGRLEVQFEANVSTGKIARGFGMVNVGVPALDQILDKYHVNEAQQMFPWRNGEKMVAGADNLSQFFEIQFPESVDLSAIISDLSHNSAIRSVSPVWAIPVDVTPNDPNLGNQWYIPKIMAPAAWDSETGSDTAKIAIADTGVLYSHTDLIDKIWVNPGEDIDSDGVVYDTDDLNGVDDDHNGIIDDLIGYDFFTGISGYTCWTGEDCGAVDTDPRDFNGHGTNCAGIAAATTNNGVGGTGIAGGWGGGMGPYRGPRIMCLRVGGSYVNPDNGYETGYVNSANCAQAIDYAAKMGACVLNASWGSSDTPAMRAACNRANDSGMVITHAAGNDGSSTGYSFLDTYQYNGYSVALTVAATGYGDQKSSFSNYGNWIDVSAPGEGIYNTYSNHYSAGYAYLSGTSMAAPCVAGLAALVKSTMPQFGKREIDTLIMYHADTIDYLNPGYELQLGTGRINACSTLSVLPVVKFSAGPTLVGKAPLTVNFTDQSPVTPSSWNWDFGDGGNSALQNPSHQFTHYGLYTVSLTAAPPKGTATRVLKNLVMVTEDTLRPENVHGQPGQQVVVPVYLDNKFQAKSITFPFHLSDSVSCRFDSVSVAGLRTSYFASVTTPTWDENGQRFTVVLRSNLTSGSTYLRPGTGPVMNLYITLLYQPAEGFFKIDTTTLSGRSLKIESIVADYVPAFKAGTVYVSIYQRGDANMNGTINILDVSYIINFLYKGGLPPDPYAGDVNGNGTINILDVSYLISYLYKGGPPPPVN
- a CDS encoding hypothetical protein (Evidence 5 : Unknown function) — translated: MSAFRGIREIGMGMNSSAQFKDQKIYLKVQNGRADASKFST